Proteins encoded in a region of the Strix aluco isolate bStrAlu1 chromosome 26, bStrAlu1.hap1, whole genome shotgun sequence genome:
- the S100PBP gene encoding S100P-binding protein isoform X3, whose amino-acid sequence MDDCSPHASGLCLCRECKPTVHSTVAGVKRLLDSSEQVEALQSAKKGCVPRHDSGTSDPSEKSLRSSPGSASFQGSLHFLDYTGHDDLVASSSVPKYDDVVISLDITRSFGDSEPDDSLLELSDGEEGNSSFSYTEEEIQEILADDCVESEQYLTRKSSLSQNINGESEKDESSSYSGASVVSEDANAESKIAEKPNDSVSRECFSVSSECSPSPLNESASLDENHLQSAQVTRMLFDLDIQKLLSLSPIDADYVDEPQEDNTLEEAEREASEGITNDCLEYAKTGSSCVLEDSLEGLMSNGWQSLDVDGLGKTPFTSRDVSHFWGDPVGRSTPSSDLACDQRTAGESSTPVLLRCPTPSSRIRNQELPKATKSCFSRKLDSLEDDEGESTEAEQPSNSIKLSDTAVGQTGQGETTSGKKPGQVIPVPQEEEERLNQRTCISEAELSQRNISIQTVCIYTKKTVTPTPSNPQMGWESSLQSSSF is encoded by the exons ATGGATGACTGTTCCCCTCACGCCTCTGGGCTTTGTCTTTGTCGTGAATGTAAGCCTACTGTTCATAGTACAGTTGCTGGAGTCAAAAGGTTGTTGGATTCCTCAGAGCAGGTTGAGGCCCTGCAGTCAGCTAAGAAAGGTTGTGTGCCGAGGCATGACTCTGGCACTTCAGATCCATCAGAGAAATCGTTGCGCTCTTCCCCAGGTTCTGCCTCCTTTCAAGGATCCTTGCACTTTCTAGATTATACTGGCCATGATGACCTTGTTGCCAGTTCTTCTGTGCCAAAATATGATGATGTAGTCATTTCTCTAGATATAACCAGATCTTTTGGTGATAGTGAGCCAGATGACTCCTTGTTGGAACTGTCAGACGGTGAAGAAGGGAATTCTTCTTTCAGTTACACTGAGGAAGAGATCCAGGAAATCCTGGCAGATGATTGTGTGGAATCTGAGCAGTACCTAACTAGAAAAAGCAGTCTGAGCCAAAATATAAATGGAGAGAGTGAAAAGGATGAGAGCAGCAGCTACTCTGGGGCATCAGTTGTCAGCGAAGATGCAAATGCAGAGTCAAAGATCGCAGAGAAACCAAATGACTCTGTGTCCAGAGAGTGTTTTTCAGTCAGCTCTGAATGCTCTCCTAGCCCTTTGAATGAAAGTGCCAGTTTGGATGAGAACCATCTGCAGTCAGCCCAGGTAACTCGCATGTTATTTGACCTTGACATTCAGAAGCTTCTGAGTCTTAGCCCAATTGATGCTGATTATGTAGATGAGCCTCAGGAGGACAATACTTTGGAAGAAGCCGAAAGAGAAGCTTCAGAAGGAATCACAAATGATTGCCTCGAGTATGCTAAAACTGGTAGTAGCTGTGTTCTTGAAGACTCCTTGGAGGGGCTGATGTCTAATGGCTGGCAAAGCCTGGATGTGGACGGCCTGGGAAAGACTCCCTTTACCAGCAGAGATGTGTCCCACTTCTGGGGTGATCCTGTGGGAAGATCCACGCCCTCTTCTGACCTGGCCTGTGACCAGAGGACAGCTGGTGAGAGCTCAACACCCGTGTTGCTGAGGTGTCCCACACCATCTTCTAGAATCCGAAACCAAGAACTTCCCAAAGCAACAAAGAGCTGTTTTTCAAGGAAATTAGACTCTCTGGAGGACGATGAGGGGGAATCTACAGAAGCTGAGCAGCCATCAAACAGCATTAAA TTAAGTGATACAGCTGTAGGCCAGACTGGGCAGGGAGAGACAACCAGTGGGAAGAAGCCTGGCCAAGTTATTCCAGTgccacaggaggaggaagaaag actgaatcaACGGACATGCATTTCGGAAGCGGAGCTGAGCCAAAGAAACATTTCTATCCAGACTGTGTGCATCTATACAAAGAAAACTGTGACTCCTACACCAAGTAACCCCCAGATGGGATGGG
- the S100PBP gene encoding S100P-binding protein isoform X1, which translates to MDDCSPHASGLCLCRECKPTVHSTVAGVKRLLDSSEQVEALQSAKKGCVPRHDSGTSDPSEKSLRSSPGSASFQGSLHFLDYTGHDDLVASSSVPKYDDVVISLDITRSFGDSEPDDSLLELSDGEEGNSSFSYTEEEIQEILADDCVESEQYLTRKSSLSQNINGESEKDESSSYSGASVVSEDANAESKIAEKPNDSVSRECFSVSSECSPSPLNESASLDENHLQSAQVTRMLFDLDIQKLLSLSPIDADYVDEPQEDNTLEEAEREASEGITNDCLEYAKTGSSCVLEDSLEGLMSNGWQSLDVDGLGKTPFTSRDVSHFWGDPVGRSTPSSDLACDQRTAGESSTPVLLRCPTPSSRIRNQELPKATKSCFSRKLDSLEDDEGESTEAEQPSNSIKLSDTAVGQTGQGETTSGKKPGQVIPVPQEEEERLNQRTCISEAELSQRNISIQTVCIYTKKTVTPTPSNPQMGWEITQGPTRNLPKGTAVHSG; encoded by the exons ATGGATGACTGTTCCCCTCACGCCTCTGGGCTTTGTCTTTGTCGTGAATGTAAGCCTACTGTTCATAGTACAGTTGCTGGAGTCAAAAGGTTGTTGGATTCCTCAGAGCAGGTTGAGGCCCTGCAGTCAGCTAAGAAAGGTTGTGTGCCGAGGCATGACTCTGGCACTTCAGATCCATCAGAGAAATCGTTGCGCTCTTCCCCAGGTTCTGCCTCCTTTCAAGGATCCTTGCACTTTCTAGATTATACTGGCCATGATGACCTTGTTGCCAGTTCTTCTGTGCCAAAATATGATGATGTAGTCATTTCTCTAGATATAACCAGATCTTTTGGTGATAGTGAGCCAGATGACTCCTTGTTGGAACTGTCAGACGGTGAAGAAGGGAATTCTTCTTTCAGTTACACTGAGGAAGAGATCCAGGAAATCCTGGCAGATGATTGTGTGGAATCTGAGCAGTACCTAACTAGAAAAAGCAGTCTGAGCCAAAATATAAATGGAGAGAGTGAAAAGGATGAGAGCAGCAGCTACTCTGGGGCATCAGTTGTCAGCGAAGATGCAAATGCAGAGTCAAAGATCGCAGAGAAACCAAATGACTCTGTGTCCAGAGAGTGTTTTTCAGTCAGCTCTGAATGCTCTCCTAGCCCTTTGAATGAAAGTGCCAGTTTGGATGAGAACCATCTGCAGTCAGCCCAGGTAACTCGCATGTTATTTGACCTTGACATTCAGAAGCTTCTGAGTCTTAGCCCAATTGATGCTGATTATGTAGATGAGCCTCAGGAGGACAATACTTTGGAAGAAGCCGAAAGAGAAGCTTCAGAAGGAATCACAAATGATTGCCTCGAGTATGCTAAAACTGGTAGTAGCTGTGTTCTTGAAGACTCCTTGGAGGGGCTGATGTCTAATGGCTGGCAAAGCCTGGATGTGGACGGCCTGGGAAAGACTCCCTTTACCAGCAGAGATGTGTCCCACTTCTGGGGTGATCCTGTGGGAAGATCCACGCCCTCTTCTGACCTGGCCTGTGACCAGAGGACAGCTGGTGAGAGCTCAACACCCGTGTTGCTGAGGTGTCCCACACCATCTTCTAGAATCCGAAACCAAGAACTTCCCAAAGCAACAAAGAGCTGTTTTTCAAGGAAATTAGACTCTCTGGAGGACGATGAGGGGGAATCTACAGAAGCTGAGCAGCCATCAAACAGCATTAAA TTAAGTGATACAGCTGTAGGCCAGACTGGGCAGGGAGAGACAACCAGTGGGAAGAAGCCTGGCCAAGTTATTCCAGTgccacaggaggaggaagaaag actgaatcaACGGACATGCATTTCGGAAGCGGAGCTGAGCCAAAGAAACATTTCTATCCAGACTGTGTGCATCTATACAAAGAAAACTGTGACTCCTACACCAAGTAACCCCCAGATGGGATGGG AAATTACCCAAGGTCCAACAAGAAACCTACCCAAAGGTACAGCTGTACACAGTGGGTGA
- the S100PBP gene encoding S100P-binding protein isoform X2 — protein MDDCSPHASGLCLCRECKPTVHSTVAGVKRLLDSSEQVEALQSAKKGCVPRHDSGTSDPSEKSLRSSPGSASFQGSLHFLDYTGHDDLVASSSVPKYDDVVISLDITRSFGDSEPDDSLLELSDGEEGNSSFSYTEEEIQEILADDCVESEQYLTRKSSLSQNINGESEKDESSSYSGASVVSEDANAESKIAEKPNDSVSRECFSVSSECSPSPLNESASLDENHLQSAQVTRMLFDLDIQKLLSLSPIDADYVDEPQEDNTLEEAEREASEGITNDCLEYAKTGSSCVLEDSLEGLMSNGWQSLDVDGLGKTPFTSRDVSHFWGDPVGRSTPSSDLACDQRTAGESSTPVLLRCPTPSSRIRNQELPKATKSCFSRKLDSLEDDEGESTEAEQPSNSIKLSDTAVGQTGQGETTSGKKPGQVIPVPQEEEERLNQRTCISEAELSQRNISIQTVCIYTKKTVTPTPSNPQMGWGTLCQGELQD, from the exons ATGGATGACTGTTCCCCTCACGCCTCTGGGCTTTGTCTTTGTCGTGAATGTAAGCCTACTGTTCATAGTACAGTTGCTGGAGTCAAAAGGTTGTTGGATTCCTCAGAGCAGGTTGAGGCCCTGCAGTCAGCTAAGAAAGGTTGTGTGCCGAGGCATGACTCTGGCACTTCAGATCCATCAGAGAAATCGTTGCGCTCTTCCCCAGGTTCTGCCTCCTTTCAAGGATCCTTGCACTTTCTAGATTATACTGGCCATGATGACCTTGTTGCCAGTTCTTCTGTGCCAAAATATGATGATGTAGTCATTTCTCTAGATATAACCAGATCTTTTGGTGATAGTGAGCCAGATGACTCCTTGTTGGAACTGTCAGACGGTGAAGAAGGGAATTCTTCTTTCAGTTACACTGAGGAAGAGATCCAGGAAATCCTGGCAGATGATTGTGTGGAATCTGAGCAGTACCTAACTAGAAAAAGCAGTCTGAGCCAAAATATAAATGGAGAGAGTGAAAAGGATGAGAGCAGCAGCTACTCTGGGGCATCAGTTGTCAGCGAAGATGCAAATGCAGAGTCAAAGATCGCAGAGAAACCAAATGACTCTGTGTCCAGAGAGTGTTTTTCAGTCAGCTCTGAATGCTCTCCTAGCCCTTTGAATGAAAGTGCCAGTTTGGATGAGAACCATCTGCAGTCAGCCCAGGTAACTCGCATGTTATTTGACCTTGACATTCAGAAGCTTCTGAGTCTTAGCCCAATTGATGCTGATTATGTAGATGAGCCTCAGGAGGACAATACTTTGGAAGAAGCCGAAAGAGAAGCTTCAGAAGGAATCACAAATGATTGCCTCGAGTATGCTAAAACTGGTAGTAGCTGTGTTCTTGAAGACTCCTTGGAGGGGCTGATGTCTAATGGCTGGCAAAGCCTGGATGTGGACGGCCTGGGAAAGACTCCCTTTACCAGCAGAGATGTGTCCCACTTCTGGGGTGATCCTGTGGGAAGATCCACGCCCTCTTCTGACCTGGCCTGTGACCAGAGGACAGCTGGTGAGAGCTCAACACCCGTGTTGCTGAGGTGTCCCACACCATCTTCTAGAATCCGAAACCAAGAACTTCCCAAAGCAACAAAGAGCTGTTTTTCAAGGAAATTAGACTCTCTGGAGGACGATGAGGGGGAATCTACAGAAGCTGAGCAGCCATCAAACAGCATTAAA TTAAGTGATACAGCTGTAGGCCAGACTGGGCAGGGAGAGACAACCAGTGGGAAGAAGCCTGGCCAAGTTATTCCAGTgccacaggaggaggaagaaag actgaatcaACGGACATGCATTTCGGAAGCGGAGCTGAGCCAAAGAAACATTTCTATCCAGACTGTGTGCATCTATACAAAGAAAACTGTGACTCCTACACCAAGTAACCCCCAGATGGGATGGG